DNA from Ziziphus jujuba cultivar Dongzao chromosome 2, ASM3175591v1:
CATGTGTGGTGCTTCAGTTAACCAAATGAAGAATAAGAAAGAGAGGCCCTAACTTTGTAGAAAGTGGTCCTCCTCTGCTTTGGTGGACTCTGTACCAAGTACCATTTTATTACCTCAAATTATGGTTTCTGTAGAAGGTAATCCTCTTCTGCCATATGTTCTCTCAAACCTACATCTAGTAATGCCTTCTTTTGCTTCAATTGTGGAATGGTTGCGAGGACTACTAGATGTAAAACGACAAAAGTAGcaaattcattttcatttttgatttCTTAGTATTTTTGTCCCCTTCTTAAATCATCATACTTCTACCTCATTTTAGCAAACTTATCATGCTCAACCTCTAAACTTCTCAACCTCTAAACTTCTATCACATTTCAAGAAACGAGAATTCTCCAAAGGGAAACAAGAGGTGACAGTAAAAACACTTCCTGGCAAAGTGGAAACCTTGGACTACAATTATTTGTGTTGTCAACTGATAGAccaatatattatacatatatatggggggaaaaaaaaaattattggcaaatatttattcattgtGTGTGATAAACTCATGTCCGAAATATGTAAAACCTGCATATAGTAAAGTAACAAATGATCAACCAAAGTCACAGAGACAGAGGAATCCCCTGTTCTTCACCAAAAGTCCCAACAGTTGCATATTCCGTCTGTGAAACAAAAGCAGAGTAGGAAATTTGTTGATAAACATCATAAACTTGACACAATTCAACTATTTATGGATAGCAAAGCTTCAGAAAGGTCATTTTTCCCctcaaaatgttaaaatttggtCCTTCAAGGATTTATAAAATGACACAAAATGATAAATTTAGAATATGAAAAGTTTTTTCATAAGCATTTGTCTTCTCAAATTTGTATAACATCAGTACTTGTCATGCCGAACATATATGCATAAACAGATTCTATGATCCTATGGGAACTACAAAATAAATGTATATGTAGaaaaacagggaaaaaaaaaaaaaaaaagacaaaaaaagatCAGTATTGTTAACATTTCTAGTAAATGAAAGTTTACAAAAATTTTTGCCTATATATACATggggaaataaaaaatacctGAGGTCTATACAAAAATTTTGTTTCCTCTTCCATTCAAAGATGAGAATTTACTATTTCCacaccaaaaaggaaaaaatcatACAATATCAGAAACAGGAGAAAATTACAGAGAACTTGACAACGAAAAGTGCAACAAACACAGAAAATTTTGCATCAAGTCCATTCTGAGGTACATTCTCTGATCATGAGGATCCACAAAATAACACTTCGAGTTGGGAATTTCATCGAACACTTGGCGAGCAAACTCTACCTCATCACACCCAAAATAAACTTGATCTTGTCTTTCAAAAAGTTTGCATCTTTTCCTTGATGGGTATTGCCCTGAAGGAGAAGATCGATTCTCTTTGTTTGATACCGAGATCTCATTTGAACGCAACCTTCAAGTAGGAAAATGAGTGAACCTGCTTGGTGGGCTGAAGGTTTGCTGAGCTCTAAGTCTAATGGCTAAATGGGCTATAAATTATTAGAGAGGGACTGAGAAGCCCAAAAATGGAGTCTTCGCTGGCCGAAATAGctatggggaaaaaaataataataagtggggggggggggggggggggggggggggggaaagtacttttttatttttggtgattctAAAAGACGGCTAGAAAAGACAAGCACCACTGCTCTCCTCTCTAACATCTTCACTGGCATCGCAAGgtaatttcttcattttgttttgttttgttttttttttttttttttgtttcttgggTATATGAATGAATGCCCTTTGAGGCTTAGACCCTTTTCTTGATTGCTGAGGATGAAATCTGTGATATGGGTTTATAAATACGTTGATTTTTGTGCTGCAAGCTTAGATTGTTCTTAACTTGTTGTTTATggtgataaaattaattaaaatgtttgGTATGTTGGATTATCTCagcattcaaaattttgaaaataggcTCAATGTGGTTTTTCAAACTGTTGATTTGCCATCATTGAAACCATTCATATATCTGTTGTTCTGTTTTGTTCCAGCGGGGACACATACTTTtgtacttcttttttattatacttttcaCTAGTTCCAAAGTCAAGAAGCTTGACCTTGTCAAATTGAATGTTTGAATTCTGTCACATTGCAGATATGGATGTTTAGGGATGCATTCGTTGTTATTGCGGTTGCAGGGGCAACTATGTTAAATAGAAATGATACCAATGGTAATGGCTGCTTTTGCCCTATAAAACTTACCTTGCTTAAACATTTTTGAGAGTCCATTGTATAATAAGATTTCTTCTTTATGAATTTGTAAAGTTTGATAATTAACGAATTGAAAGTGTGGATGATGCCTGAAAGAGAGGCGAATTGTATAACCACTCTCTGTTTCTTTCTAGGATAGtgaaagaaatcaaaataaaactaaatcaaacatttttgtataaaaattaGCTGAGATAGTTGTCAATGGCATACGTTGTTCTTGTCTTATTGACCATTCCCATAGAATTGACCTCAAGAAACATGTCAAAAAGATACATCTCAGATTATTTTCTAGGATTGCTGATTTTCAAGAACATTgtgcctttttctcttttctctacATAATCATTCACTTGTTTGAGGCTAATCACCAAAGAGGAAAAGGTCTTATAGAATGTATTTTCAACTGGCTTTGGAAGCTCCCCTTCAGCGTTGGTATAACCTGATCAATACCAATGGCTTTAGAAATACAGGGAATGGTGATTGGGATGTTGAATTTCTTGCTAGTATGTGAGTTGGTGAGCTATAGGCCTTCTATATGGGGGATGGAGGGATTCAAATGATGGAGGTGGACTTAGATTTAAGCTTGGTGATTAAACCAGTTCAAAATCCAGCGGATTGGAAATCACCTCTTTGCGGCCTTATagctaattttgtcaaaaattcATTAGAAGATATTGTACCAAATTTTGTTTCATTCATATAAACCCTCTTCAAATAATTTGCAGAAGAAAACGAAATTAAAGACTAGATCTGTGGAGCCAGAGTTTGGATGCCTAACCATATGATCAGATCTAGCAATgcttttttctgcttttttatGGTTAAATAAGAGTAGGAgggtcaaataaaaaataacataatagtAGGTAATAAAAGAGTGGGATGGGACAATCTTGATTTTATTATGGTCATCTGTTTGCCTATGTTGTGagagaaaaatttaaatataacacTTACATCATATTATCATCTATGTAACAGTTTAAAATTGTACGCAGCATAAACCCTAGAATCTAAAAGTTTATGCAACGTCAAAATAAAGCATGTTGGCTCTACAAAATATTAATGGTTGAATGCATATTATAATTAAGTAGCTCTTTGCACTATACTACTTTTGTAACAGTTACATACAAATCATTCTCATCTAGTTAAGCTAcattggtatattttaattaattactattgtatatatatatatatatatatataaagaacaaGGTAATTAAAGTTGTAACTAATGAAAAAGTTACGAGCAAATAATAAAAGTGCGACAAACAAAGTTTAGATTAGATATTAGATGAGATTGGTTAGAAATTGATctggaagaaaaaagaaaagtgggGGTGAGATGTCAAATGAGAACcttctttttttcactttacTAGAATAGGAAGATCTTAGAGGACTGATAAAATAAAGAGGAAAAGGGATAAAAGGGTGAGAAGccagaaaaaaaacaaaagtagacCCAGAGTAGATAGACAAGGCATTATTTGCTGagtaataattacataaaaagttGGGGTGGtttccataaaaaaagaaaaagaaagttctTTCATTGAATGAAAAGAGTGGCATCCCCACATTTCTCCATAATTCTCTGCTTGCGGCTTCACTTCTATATCACGATTTATCCCTTTCTCATTTCTCATGCGTGATGTTtaaagatttttctttcttttcgtatttttattgttattattattattttttctatatatacgAAAAAGATTTGTCTTGTTAATTTACTATGCATCTAAAGCCAAAAATTCAAACTGCTCTTGTTTTTCATTTGCTGAAAAAGCCGCAAGTCAAGGGTTgctcatattatatatattattctactaaaaatatttttattttatataatatgtataatttttctatgaCATGGACATCAGTAAATTTTTTAACTTGTAAATACATATTAAGCAAAATATGTTCCTGACTACAAGTTAAAAACTTGTGAATAGTTACATTATTAAcaaactatacatatatatatatatatatgtaaattttctCATGCAGATCATGAATTAAAGTTAAAAGTTTGAGAAAATCTTATTAGAGCTAATAGGATGTTCCAAGATCTTACTTAAGAGCCTTATTCTATTTATGCATGTATGCATATGTGAgattgtataaatatatgtttgaaTCTCTTGCTTAAAAATAAAAGGTCAAGATTATCTATTCCTTTTTAGCAAATGAAGTTTAAGCATTATATCAAAATGATCCTTGATTAATGTTCCAATTCATAActgtcacacacacacacacacacacacaaaccatATACATATGTTCTTTAGTATTTtcagaagagaaaaaaattctataaatataatttttttttttccttttctgtaacaacagaaaaaagaagaggaaaaaaataaaataaaaattgcaacaGAAGTGTTATGAGGAAGTAATATAGAGTATTAGGAACGTTTGTCTGAGAATCTGCAAAAGGGAAAGTGAAAAATGAGCCAAAGACAAGATACTTTGAATCCTTTTATATTATGAATCATGATGGAAGtgataagaaagaaaagaaacatcATTCAAGTAAACCATTCATAATCTCTGCAGAAGCTACACTTTGGcagaaagaaagtaaaaatcaaAGCAGAGATCGTAACGATCTTCGTCATCATCGACATCGATAATGGCGCCGGTGGGATTACCTCCGGGTTTCAGGTTCCATCCCACCGATGAAGAGCTTGTCAATTACTATCTCAAGAGGAAAATCAGTGGCCAAGAGATTGAACTTGATATTATTCCTGAAGTTGATCTCTACAAATGTGAGCCTTGGGAATTAGCAGGTCTCTTTCTCTCTAGCtttctcctcttcttcttctttttctaccatacatatatatgttttatgcatgtccagacatatatatatatatatatatatatatgtatatatataattattcttttacAAGGGAAAATTTTGTGCAGGATCAAGTTATATCCACCACAAGTCACATTTTTTAAGGTAAAAACGTGATTTATTGGTAGATTAAACTTGATCTTGGACAAAAATTTAACCTGGATTCCTggataaagaaaaattatatacatatatgaacaaggttatatatacatatatatacttgcaGCAACCACATACTCAAGAACACTCGCACTCATCATAATTTGATggaaaattatcatatatatatttgaagggtaaattttggttatctaccatatgtatgtatgtatatatatatatatatatatatattgtatgaaagaattattaatataataaattttgatgCAGAAAAATCATTTTTGCCAAGTAGAGACCCGGAGTGGTACTTCTTTGGACCAAGGGATAGAAAGTACCCTAATGGGTTCAGAACAAATAGAGCAACAAGAGCTGGATATTGGAAGTCTACCGGTAAAGATAGAAGGGTAACAAGCCAGAGTAGAGCAATTGGGATGAAGAAGACGTTGGTTTACTACAGAGGGAGAGCACCACAGGGGATTAGAACCGATTGGGTAATGCATGAATATCGTCTTGATGACAAAGAGTGTGAAGACAATTCTGGCATTCAGGTACCTATAATTATTAATGCACCCGTTATTGCAttacatttattatgcatggTCTAAATCAATGGAAAACACTCTAGTTACTACAATTTGAAAGTAAGTTTCATGGGAGAGTAGTTTGTGAAGTTTGTTCATTAATCACCTTGATCAtcattatatgtatgtatatacactATTCATAAATATAATGTTTAGATTTATATACTTGACATTGCATACATGATATAATGTTTTTTCTTGATTTATAAATCCTATTCACCTTCCCAATGAGGTATGataattagaaaaattataatgaatttCATCTTCCAACaaaattccttttcttgtaTATTACTAAAATTGCAATTATTTTGGAGTAGTGTATTTTACATCATGATATTATCAATAAGTAATTAAACCTACTCATCATTTTCATCTTGAGTGTCATACCTGTGGAAGTAGTGATAATTTTCTTAATTGGACAAACTCTATTAAATAATTTGGATGCAGAAAATGAGAGTTAATCACTGAATTTGAATCTGACTTTTAGTCTTAAAATGTGGATTAAAAGAAGTCAAGTACCTCATAAACTAGGATATCTTCTTTTTATACATCTTAATCCAACCTTGTTTATGCtcatcctttttcttcttctttttttaatatggttagaataataaacattattattaaatataatgtaTTTCACTTGATCATTAATCTTTAGCTCACAGATCTTTCTAATAGAAATTCTCTTTGACATGTGTCACGATTCGACTTGAAAAGCATGAAGTTCGATGCTTCAAGGATTGAgaaagaacttttttttttatttttttatttgtatttattacattttgtaCCATCTCTTTTTCCATCATATAGGGCACACAAAAAGCAAGATAAAGCTTAAAGTACACATGAACCATGCTATACTAGTGTTAAAACTCTGACTCTTAtccatgaaaaagaaaaatttaactGATCAGAACCCCAACAATGGAGTTGGGAACGTGGGGACTGCATGATTTGCATGGAAGCTAATAATGtgctttagtttttattttattttattgtattttttctgTGTCCCCCTAATTTCCATGCTTTGGTTTTTGCAGTATCGTTTGTTCCAATTATACAttgaggaaaataaaaataaaaaaattaattaattaattaattgctgaCATATTCGTTGCTTGCATTGGTGTTAGAGATCTATGTGAAGTGTAAAGTTTGGGCATCACTACTTTGTCTTTCTCTAATAAGACAAAAGTAGTATCCATATGCTATAAATTACTCAAAAGGTTAGGCTTCAATTATGAGGTTAATTAAGAAATTGTTAGTCTAAATgatctttttgttgttgtgtgaCCTGGACTAATCAAGTAGATTAATTATTTGGAAGGTAGCTAAAAAGCAAGCCTTCCACATCACTTTCATAGAGTAAGAAGGTGTCGGCTACTTTTTGCTTTATTCCAAactccaaaataaaaccatTGGCTTGCTGaaattaatattcaattatCCCTTAttccttttcctccaatcaTCAACCCCCTCCAAAACtagtatctctctctctctctctctctctctctctctatatatatatatatatatatatacatatatataactctAATTGCCTACATGCGCTTAATTATTAACTTGTGCGagaagaattttctttttgctgtatatgtatattgaattatcctctttctctcttatacaatatatacatataaatattcattttgtaCACATTCAAAGGAAGATAAGTATTAGGTATACGCACATATCATATTTAACATCTTTAAGTACATATGGAAAGATGGAAGTTAGATTTTCTGTTTCTCGTATTATTGAAATCATTATATCTAAGCAAAATGACCTTTTTTTTGTCGGTGTTAATCAAGTATATAATGATTTTGTACAAGTATATTCTCTCTCACCTTATAATGagcaatatggtgatgtggcaagtcAATATATCATTTCCATCGTAATCGAAAATATAGTTTTCAAAAgatcaaatatatatgtgtatataccaTCCAAATCACATAAAATATCTCGATTTTATATAGTAATCTGTCCTAATTGAGTTAATTTACACTACATTCTAGCATATCTTCATGTGATCAAAAttgtatcatatatatttatgggcGCCAAAAAATCTGTGgcaaatatgtttatatatatatatataatataatataatctttATCTGCATATCTTTATGTATGCTTCTGTGTGTATGAGTTTCAGCCCCAATTGTTGACTGTTTTTGTCTACTTATAAGTATACAAATCTCTGCAAACCCActgattatcatcatcatcatcccctTTCCAACTTTATTCTCTATTTCTGAATCTCGATATCAAAATATTATGCAAAGGAAAAAGCTCTGACAACAAAATGATCATCATACTCTCTTTCAAATCTGAAGtatccaaatttaatattaaaaaaaaaaaaaaattaccctgCAGGATTCATATGCACTGTGTAGGGTGTTCAAGAAAAATGGAATCTGCTCAGAGATTGAAGAACAAGGACAATGTAATATATCATTCATGGAAAGCAGTACCACACAAGGAGTGGTAATCAATGAGTGTGAAACAATGTCTCCAGATCAGGCTCAAATGGCATCTTCTTCATGTgtggaagaagaagataaagatgATTCATGGATGCAGTTCATCACAGATGATGCATGGTGTTCTTCTAATGCTGCTAATATTGGAGCTGAAGATATTTCTCGTGTGGCtttcacaaattaatattaattaatgggTTTATCATATATATGATGATTGGAGGTAAATAACAATGTGGTGGAtggatatattttatctttctcataaaataagatatataattttatacccTTTTAccgcaaggaaaaaaaaaaaaaaacaaaaaagtaaagaatTTAAGGGTTTGTAAGATTTATTAATCTTCATTTTGTAGATTAATTATTTCTCATTAATTGGATGTAGTTATTTTCTATTGGGTGGGTTTTGGTTGGTGACTTATCTCTCTGTAGGGTCCAATTATCTTCATGTGGCTCTATAGATTTTGATATATTAACCTCTTTCTTTtgaggtggtttttttttttttttaatttttttattttggtgttatttgtggaattaataaaGGACAAAAATCATTGTCGTTGCTACCTCATGGGTTTGTAATACTTTATCTCAATTCTACTTCCTCCAGCTTTTACATCCCCTATTCACggttatattgaaaaaaaacaaaaaaaaaaaaacaaaaaaatgatggaaGGAAACTGAATCTTCTATctattatttggaaaataaaataacaaaaatatcctataacaaaataaaacaaaatacaaaatgagaaaggaaaaagacaaaagaaaacagccaaaaacaattataaataaataaataaataaagggaacGCTCCCTCTCCCCCTCTCCTTTTCTGTCCTTGACAGCCCCTGTGATTAAGGACACTGGACATTGATTATTTTTTGGCTAAGAAAAGAACAACTAAAACTAACCACCATGTTAGCTTTTACAATTTGTCTAGAAATCTATGGCTCCTTGACTTAGCATATAAAAATGCTAGAAACAGAACATACCCAACAACTTTGGATATTTTTTTCAAGCATTCAAGCAAACCTTCCATTGCTCAAATTCCGCTGAGCTTAGCATGAAAGAGCTCGCATGTCGATGCCCACCACCTCCAAACTcctggaaaaagaagaaaaagaaattgagaatcagagagagagaaaataaaaaatgcaatctGGCCAATCCAATGCCAATAGTTAGCAAGCAAATGAGACACCAACCTCCGAGATGGGTGTTGTGTCTTCACTGTCCACACTTCTAAGGCTTATCTTTAGCAACTTATCATTTTCAAGCTCTGGAACGCTGTAAACTACTGCACCAATGGCCCTACAGAGTAGAGAAAAGATGAATATTAGAAATGGAAGGATCTTGGAAAAAACATCGAtaccaaaatttttgaataccTAATCAAGGAAAATATAGTTGAGCCTTGCAGAGTGCAGGTATAGAATTTGTACTCATCAAAAAGTTTCAAATCAAACTCCACAAAAGTTGCAGAAAATGAAACATGGATAATTACAGTTAAAAAGAGGGGTACTTCTACATTCTAAACCAAAAATCTTATGCTTCCCAAAAATGTTTGTACtcatcaaaaaatttcaaatcaaactCCACAAAAGTTGCAGaaaattaaacatgaatgaTTAATATTGAAAAGCGGAGTATTACATTCTAAACCAAAATCTTATGCTTCCCCGAAATGCATACATGCAATAAACAATAGAACTAAGGGCACATTGAAGTCCAAAATATACTGATTGTCATGAAGATAACAGCTATgcataatctctctctctctctctctctgtaatCTGGTTTTAGATTAAGGTAAGTTACCATTAATTTGTAAAAGTTAAGATATTAGGAAGTGGACCTAACTCTGCATAGGAAGCCAGTAAAATATTGATACCAAACAGAAACACTTAGAAAAGAAACAACCAGGACAAACTGCATGGCTTCTTCAGTAGTTTGTGCTTGTCAATTAACTGCAATTCAATACAAAACAAATGCCATCAGGCATCAACAAGCAAAGTTGGTTATTAGCCTCTTGGCCAAACCAATGGTAAATCCTCAATGATCACCATCTGGCCCCTCTTATAAACCCCGTTATGTAAGATGGCAGCATGTTCTGCATCCTTTAACTCATAAGACTTTGCTAGAATTCTTTAACATGGGAGGTTCTGAGAATGTAATAGTTAAAAATCAGACAATTCAAAGGAGCTATTTAATTCACTTCTTTACTGGCTTCGTCCTAAGTATTTTTATCTTGTAAAGCTGTAAAAATGGTGCAATTAGTTGACGAAAATTGTAAAAGGACTTCTCTTACAGAAACTGTCTCGGTACTTCTGTAGCTCTAAACAAGACTTCTCTGTTGGCAGATCTTCTTATATTATTAAGCAACCCTCCCTAGTCTTTGCTAGAGTCAATTTAGTTGTGACCATTCAAAGATGAAAGGAAAAGTAAAGCCAAAAATTTATGAAAGAATTGCCCATTAATCATTAAGACCTTGAACAAGGAAAAATTAGGTGTGTTATCTGATGCATATCATTATAAAGTTCAATTGATCTCCAATTGACTGACTGTTATTTACTCCACTAGGAAGCTTATCCAATTTATCAGAAAGAACTAAGGCATGATTTCTCTGTTTCATAAATATGATATTACTGGAGAAAAGGACAGCCTACCATGTTATAACTCTAGAAAGAATAGctctaagactaaaacaattTACACTTCACTTTCAAAGTGACAGCAATCAATATTGCTTTTCCATAGGAATTATATAACCACGAGTAAACTGTCATGTAAATCCTCAAACATGGTTTATCAATCACCAAtccattcaaataaaaatataaaactaaaaaaaaatatatttagaaaaaaaaacaccaGAAAATTTTCAAGAAAGAAAAACTATTTGTGCCACCAGTAAAATAACACCTTTAGACTAAAATGAAACTACAGTCCAAGTCTACTTACTTCCTAGAGATAAACTGCAGTGCAC
Protein-coding regions in this window:
- the LOC107419534 gene encoding NAC domain-containing protein 54, which encodes MAPVGLPPGFRFHPTDEELVNYYLKRKISGQEIELDIIPEVDLYKCEPWELAEKSFLPSRDPEWYFFGPRDRKYPNGFRTNRATRAGYWKSTGKDRRVTSQSRAIGMKKTLVYYRGRAPQGIRTDWVMHEYRLDDKECEDNSGIQDSYALCRVFKKNGICSEIEEQGQCNISFMESSTTQGVVINECETMSPDQAQMASSSCVEEEDKDDSWMQFITDDAWCSSNAANIGAEDISRVAFTN